Below is a genomic region from Enterobacter hormaechei subsp. xiangfangensis.
CACCGAAATTGCCTTTTATGTTCCGAATGAGCGAACGCCCGTGAATGCCCCCATATCCTTGTTGCCGTAGGCCGGAGTAACAGATGAAAGTCATCATCGTAGAAGATGAATTTCTGGCTCAACAGGAGTTGAGCTGGCTTATCAAAACCCACAGCCAGATGGAGATTGTTGGCTGTTTTGAGGATGGTCTGGACGTGCTGAAATTTTTACAGCATAACCGGGTCGACGCGATATTCCTCGATATTAATATTCCGTCGCTGGACGGCGTCCTGCTGGCGCAAAATATCAATCAGTTCGCCCACAAGCCGTTTATTGTGTTTGTCACCGCGTGGAAAGAGCATGCCGTGGAGGCCTTCGAGCTTGAGGCGTTTGACTATATTCTAAAGCCGTACCAGGAGTCGCGTATTATCAGCATGCTGCATAAGCTGGAAGCCGCGTGGCAGCAGCAGTCCTTACCCGCCAGTGCCAGCCCGGCAGCGCGGGAAAACGACACGATTAATCTGGTGAAGGACGAACGGATCATCGTCACGCCTGTCGACGATATTTACTATGCCGAAGCGCATGAAAAAATGACATTTGTCTATACGCGGCGTGAATCCTACGTCATGGCGATGAACATCACCGAATTCTGCAATAAACTCCCGGCCGCCCACTTCTTCCGCTGCCACCGCTCGTTCTGCGTCAACCTGAACAAGATCCGCGAAATCGAACCCTGGTTTAACAACACCTATATATTGCGGCTGAAGGATCTGGATTTTCAGGTGCCGGTAAGCCGCAGCAGAGTGAAAGAGTTCCGCCAGCTCATGCACCTGTAGCACGTTCCCTCTCCCGCAGGAGAGGGAAATGAGCGTCAGAGGATCTGACCAAGAACCTGACGCAGATGCGCGCCGGATCCCAGTAAGCCTGGGTTGTCGTGGACAATCAGGTAAACAGGAATGTCCTGGACATAGCTCCTGAAGCGGCCTTTGTCTTCGAAGCCGCCACGGAAGCCGGAGGCGGTAAAGAAATCGAGGAAGCGCGGCACGATCCCGCCCGCAATATAGACCCCGCCAAAGGTGCCAAGGTTCAGCGCCAGGTTGCCGCCAAAACGCCCCATGATGACGCAGAACAGCGACAAAGCACGGCGGCAGTCAATACAGCTGTCGGCCAGCGCGCGTTCGGTCACATCTTTCGGTTGCAGATTTTCCGGCAGACGACCGTCTGATTTGACAATCGCCCGATACAGGTTCACCAGACCCGGACCAGAAAGCACCCGCTCGGCCGACACGTGACCAATCTCGGCGCGTAGCTCCTCAAGAATAATGCCCTCTTCTTCGCTGTTCGGCGCAAAATCCACGTGACCGCCCTCGCCCGGCAGGCTGACCCAGCGTTTGTCGACGTGGACCAGGTGCGCCACCCCCAGACCGGTTCCCGCGCCGTAAACGGCAATCGGTTTGCCTTCAACCGGGGCCGTACCGCCGAACTGAATCAGATGCTCTGGTTTAAGCATTGGGATAGCCATGGAAACCGCAGTGAAGTCGTTGATAATTTCAAGGTGCGAGAAGCCGAGGTTTTTCCGCATTTCGGCAATTGAGAAGGCCCACGTGTGGTTGGTCATCGCCACCCAGTCGCCGGTAATCGGACAGGCGATGGCGATACAACCGTCTTCAACGCTCACTTTATGCTCTTCCAGATAGACGCGAACCACCGCTTCCAGGCTTGGGTAATCCAGCCCTGAATAGGTTTTCGCCTGAGAAATTTCACCGCTGTTCACATCGCACAGGGCAAGGCGCGCGTTGGTGCCGCCTACATCACCTACCAAAGCATACTTTGTCATTCTTCTACTGCTCCGCTAAAGTCAGAATAAATCTTTGGGACACTGTAAATTCAAGGCGTGATAACAACAACGACCAGAAGGTGACTGCCCATGGATTATCGATCTTCGTCACATAATAACTTTACCGTTTCAGCACCTTTTGCACTATTGCCACAATGCTGATTGTGCAAAGTAACGTTAAGCCGTTTTGTACAAGGAAATCATCATGCTCCATCCGCGAGCCAGAACCATGCTGTTATTGGCTGTCCCGGCGCTGATTATTGGCGTGGCGTCGAGCCTGGTGCTCATCGTCGTCATGAAAGTGGCGGCGGTGCTGCAAACGATTTTATGGACCGCGCTTCCGGTAAAACTCGGCATCAGCAGTGACTCGCCGGGCTGGATCATGGTGATGCTGACCCTGACCGGGATTGCCGTAGGGCTGGTGATCCGCTATAGCCCGGGCCATGCCGGGCCGGACCCGGCACTGGAACCCTTGATTGGCGCGCCTGTCTCCCCCTCGGCTCTGCCGGGGCTTATCATCGCGCTGATAATCGGTCTTGCGGGCGGCGTAAGCCTCGGGCCTGAACATCCCATTATGGCGGTGAATATCGCGCTGGCGGTCTTTCTGGGGGCGCGTCTTTTCCCGCGCGTTGGCGCGCTGGACTGGACGATCCTGGCCTCCGCTGGCACCATCGGGGCGCTGTTTGGCACTCCGGTCGCGGCTGCGCTCATTTTTTCGCAAACGCTCAGCAGTGATCATGAGGTGCCGCTTTGGGATAAACTCTTCGCGCCGCTAATGGCCGCCGCTGCGGGAGCCCTCACCACCAGCCTGTTTTTCCATCCCCATTTTTCACTCTCCATTCCCCACTACGGCCAGATGCAACTCACCGATATTTTCAGCGGCGCCGTCGTCGTCGCGATCGCCATTGCGTTGGGGATGGTCGCGGTGTGGTGTCTTCCTCGCCTGCATCGCCTGATGCACAGGCTGAAGCATCCGGTGCTGATTCTGGGCATGGGGGGTTTTATTCTGGGCGTTTTAGGCGCTATCGGCGGGACGGTTACGCTGTTTAAGGGTCTGGACGAGATGCAGCAGCTGGCCTTCAGCCAGGTCTTCAGCGTCTCAGATTATCTGCTGTTCGCGCTGGTGAAACTGGCGGCGCTGGTGGTCGCGGCGGCCTGTGGTTTCCGGGGAGGTCGTATCTTCCCGGCGGTATTTGTTGGCGTCGCGCTGGGGCTGATGCTGCATGAGCACGTTGACGCTGTCCCTGCGGCGATTACCGTCTCCTGCTCCATTCTGGGGCTGGTACTGGTGGTCACGCGCGATGCGTGGCTGAGCCTGTTTATGGCGGCCGTTGTCGTGCCGGATACCACGCTTCTGCCGCTGCTCTGTATCGTGATGTTGCCCGCCTGGCTCCTGCTGGCGGGCAAACCGATGCTGATGGCATGGCGAAACGACAGGTAATCAGGCGTTATTGCGCGCCTCCAGCGCTTTGGTCAGCGCGCTCAGCAGCGGCGGAATATCGGCTTTCGGCAGCATGACCTCGATCAGCGAAAACCGCTCATGGTGTGCCACTTTATCCAGCACCTCCGCCAGCGCTTCCGCTTCGCTGACGCGCCAGCACTCTGCCTGAGGCGCCAGGCTCAGCGCCTGCGGTATCTGCGTCCAGTTCCAGAGGGCAATATCGTTATAGCGCTGCTCCGGCCCGTGGATGGCCCTTTCCACCGTGTATCCTTCGTTGTTAAGCACCAGAATAATCGGGCGCTGCTTGTCGCGCAGCATGGATCCCAGCTCCTGAATGGTCAACTGCGCGGCGCCGTCGCCCGTCAGGACAATCACGCGTCGGTTCGGACACGCCGTTTGCCCGCCAAACGCCGCCGCCAGCGTGTAGCCAATCGATCCCCACAGCGGCTGGACGATAAAGTTCACGTCCGCCGGTAAACGCAGATCGATAGCGCCGAAAGCAGACGTCCCCTGGTCAGCCAGAATAATGTCTCCGGGGCGAATAAACGTTTGCAGGGTACGCCAGAAGCTCTCCTGAGTCAGCGCCCCTTCAATAGTCGGGAACGAAAAGCTGCTGTGATCCGATGGCGCTCGCGTATCACGAACATAGGTTTTACACAGCGCTGTCAGCGTTTCAATGGCCTCCCTCATCGGGATACCCGTAAACCAGACGTCGCCGACGCGGGACGCGTGAGGCTGAACCTCTATCGTCTGGTCTGGCGTAAGCTGGTGGGTAAATCCGGCAGTGAGCGTATCGGTAAAGCGCGTGCCAATGCACAGCACCGTATCAGCACCCTCGATGGCCTCTTTGACCGGCGCGGCGCTCGCCGATCCGCTGTAGGTGCCGTAAAAACCGCTCTGTCGTTCGTCAAAAATGCCCTTGCCCATCAGCATGGTGGCGTGTGCCATCGGCACCTCTTTCACCCACGTCTGAAGGGCCGCGCGCAGACCGTGGCGGAGTACCAGGAAGTCCGCTAACAGCGCGGTGCGTTTGCTCGTAGACAAGCGCTTTTCGGCAGCCTCACGGAACGCCTGCAAGCAGGCTGAATCGGCCGGTGCGGGGTTAACAGTGAGAGCGCTTACAGGAGGTGTAGAGGCTTTTTTCGCCACATCGGCGGGCAGCATCAGATAGCCCGGACGGCGCTCCCGCAGCATGGTGGTCAGGACTCTGTCAATTTCATAGCAGGCGTTTTGTTCCGTAAGCACCGCCTGCGCAACGGTGATGGGTTCGCTCATATGATAGAAGTGGCGGAACTCGCCGTCGCCCAACGTATGGTGCAGTAACTCTCCTCGCTGCTGCGCCGCCATACCCGGGGCCCCTACAATATGGAGGACGGGAACATGTTCGGCAAAGCTGCCCGCCACACCGTTCATGGCGCTTAACTCCCCAACGCCGAATGTCGTCAGGAGTGCGGCAAAGCCCTTACAGCGGGCATAGCCGTCTGCGGCGTAAGACGCGTTCAGTTCGTTGGCACAGCCCACCCAGCAGATGTCCGGGCTGTCTATCACGTGATCGAGAAATTGCAGGTTATAGTCGCCCGGCACGCCAAACAGATGATCGGCACCACAATCTGTTAGTCGGTCCAGCAGGTAATCGGCGACGCAATAGGGGGTACGCATATTATAAGTGTCCTTCTGACGTTGACCTCACTCTGAGTATTAAATAAGCGTGAAGCGTGTCCAGAATTGACGACAATCAGGGGCTGGAAAGAATGCTTTACGAAAAAAGCTGCGCTATGCTCATTTTCTTCAGATTAGTGTAAACGTATACACGGATGTTTCTTTCCAGCGCCAGAGGTCTCACAAATGGGTTATCAGCCTGACAAAAATCGTTATCAGACAATGCAATATCGCCGCTGTGGGCAAAGCGGTCTTAAGCTTCCCGCCATCTCGTTGGGGCTGTGGCATAATTTTGGCGACGCGACGTTGCTCGAAAACAGCCGTCAACTTTTACAGCGTGCTTTCAATTTGGGTATTACGCATTTTGACCTTGCCAATAATTACGGCCCGCCTCCTGGTTCGGCCGAACGTAATTTTGGGCGCATTTTGCAGGAGGATTTCCTGCCCTGGCGCGATGAGCTGATCATCTCCACTAAAGCGGGCTACACCATGTGGGACGGGCCTTACGGTGACTGGGGCTCGCGTAAATATCTGGTCGCAAGCCTGGACCAGAGCCTCAAGCGTATGGGGCTGGAGTATGTCGATATCTTCTATCACCACCGCCCGGATCCACACACGCCGCTACGTGAAACCATGAAAGCGCTTGACCATGTGGTGCGTCAGGGCAAAGCGCTGTACATCGGTCTGTCCAACTACCCGGCAGAAATGGCACGGCAGGCGATTGAAATAATGGAGGATCTGGGCACGCCATGTTTGATCCACCAGCCGAAGTACTCCATGTTTGAACGTGCGCCTGAAGAGGGGTTGCTGGACGTGTTGCAGCAAAAAGGGGTGGGATGTATCCCCTTCTCTCCACTGGCGGGCGGACAGTTGACCGATCGCTATCTGAACGGCATCCCAGCGGATTCTCGCGCAGCAAGCGGCAGTAAGTTCCTTAATCCGGAACAGATCACCGACAAAAAGCTGGAAAAGGTACGTAAGCTGAATGCGCTGGCGGAAAAACGGGGGCAAAAGCTGTCGCAAATGGCACTGGCCTGGATCCTGCGCCACGATGCGGTGACATCCGTGCTCATCGGCGCAAGCAAGACCGGACAAATTGATGATGCAGCAGGCGTGCTTGAAAATTGTCGGTTCACGGCAGAAGAGCTCAAGACGATAGATACGATCCTGTCCAGTTCAGATTAAAAACACTTTTAGCAAAAAGTGCTCTCGTTCATGATTTAGGAGTTGAGGCGATGAAACGAATGTTTACCAACTCGTAAAATTGCGTTAACAGGCCGCACAGCGGCCCCGATCGTGAAGGAGAAGAGTATGTTCAGGTCACTGATTCTTGCAGCGGTATTACTGGCTTCGGCCCCGCTGGTCGCCAATGCGGGCGAAATCACCCTGTTGCCATCGATTAAATTACAAATTGGCGATCGTGATGACTACGGCAGATACTGGGACGGTGGCTACTGGCGCGACCGTGACTACTGGCATCGCCATTATGAATGGCGTCAAAACCGCTGGTGGAAACACGATAACGGCTATCACCGTGGCTGGGATAAGCGTAAGGCTTACGAACGCGGCTACCGCGAAGGCTGGAAAGATCGTGACGACCGCCGTGGCGGCTGGGGTCACGGAAAAGGCAGAGGCCACGGTCACGGCCATCACCATTAACAACAAAAAGGAGCCTTCCGGCTCCTTTTTCTTTTACAGGCCTGCGGCTGTGCCTATCAGCAACCACAAGTTTAACGCCACCACCACGACCACAATGGCCCACCCGGCGCGTTTCACCCACGTCGAATTCACCAGATCGCCCATCAGTGATTTGTTGCTGGTGAAGATCAGCAGCGGCACCAGCGCCAGCGCAATCCCGAAACTCAGCAGCACCTGACTCATCACCAGAATGCGGGTCGGATCCAGTCCCATCAGGATCACAACAAAGGAAGGCAGCATCGTGACCGAGCGGCGAACCCACAGCGGAATATGGAAACGTACGAACCCCTGCATCACCACCTGCCCGGCCAGTGTCCCCACAACCGTAGATGAAAGGCCCGCAGCAACCAGGCTTAAACCAAAAATAGTGGCAGCGGCATGACTCAGCAACGGCTCCAGCGTCAGGTAAGCCTGGTCAAGATCGGCAACCCCGGTATGCCCGTTAAAGTGGAACGCGGCGGCGGCGGTGGCCATCATCGCCAGATTCACAAATCCGGCAATGGTCATCGCGATAGCCACATCCCATTTCGAGGCGGAGTAGCGCTCTTTACTCGTCCCGCCATGCAGATTCTGGGTTAATGAAGAGTGTAGATAAATGACGTGCGGCATAATTGTCGCCCCCAGCACCCCGGCAGCCAGAAAAACGGCTTCAGAAGTGGGTAACGACGGGATCACCATCCCTTTCGTCAGCTGCGCCAGATTCGGCTGGGAGAAAATCAGCTCAACAATATAGGCGGCAGCGACGAACAGCAGCAGGCCGCCGATAACTTTCTCCAGCGGTTTTTGCCCCCGCCGCTGGAGCATCAGAATCAGGAAAGTGGCGATACCGGTTAGCACGGCCCCCTGAAGCAGAGATACGCCCAGAATAAGCTTAAAGCCGATCGCCGCCCCGATAAACTCGGCGAGATCGGTGGCCATGGCGATAATTTCCGCCTGAACCCAGTAAAACCAAACTGCCGGACGTGGATAATGATCGCGGATTTGCTCCGCCAGGTTTTTTCCGGTAGCAATACCCAGCTTCGCGGAGAGCATCTGAATCAGCATCGCCATCAGATTGGCCCAGACCACAACCCACAGCAGTTTATAGCCGAAACTGGCCCCGGCCTGAATGTTGGTCGCAAAATTACCCGGATCGATGTAGCCAATCGCGGCAATGAATGCCGGTCCCATTAATGCGAGCCGCAGCTTGCGTGCCGCTCTGCCGCTGCTACTCTCTACGCGACTATTCGTCATTTCTGCCTCTGGAAATATAGCCTTTGCTATGTTTTATGCTATCAAAATGAGAATGATTATCAAGTTCATTTGAAATGGTTAACATGATTTCTCTGATAGCCAGGAACGATAGACAGGCAGGTGGAGCAAGGTCACAGAATGTGAAAATGCGCAGACATTTGTGAAGCGTAGCACACAAACTTAACTTTTCACTCATTTACCTAACATAACAAAAATGTATTGTTGATCACTATTTTTGAGACTCGTCACAGGATGTAACTATAGTGTGGGCTTGATCTCGTTTTCTTTGTGCTTGTTACATAGAATGTGCACGGAAATTAAACCTGCCTCATATTTGGAGCAAATATGGACCGCGTCCTTCATTTTGTCCTGGCACTTGTTGTCGTTACTGCACTTGCATTGCTGGTCAGCACAGACCGCAAAAAAATTCGTATTCGCTATGTTGTCCAGCTGCTGGTCATTGAAGTTTTACTTGCGTGGTTCTTCCTGAACTCCAACGTAGGCCTCGGCTTCGTGAAAGGCTTCTCCGAAATGTTCGAAAAACTGCTCGGATTTGCCAACGAAGGGACCAACTTCGTCTTTGGCAGCATGAACGATCAGGGTCTGGCCTTCTTCTTCCTGAAGGTACTCTGCCCTATCGTCTTCATCTCTGCCCTGATCGGTATCCTTCAGCACATCCGCGTTCTTCCGGTGGTTATCCGTGCGATCGGCTTCCTGTTATCGAAAGTTAACGGCATGGGTAAACTGGAATCCTTTAACGCAGTCAGCTCACTGATCCTCGGTCAGTCTGAGAACTTCATTGCGTATAAAGATATCCTCGGCAAGATGTCCCGTAACCGCATGTACACCATGGCGGCAACCGCAATGTCTACCGTTTCCATGTCTATCGTGGGCGCGTATATGACCATGCTGGAACCAAAATACGTGGTTGCGGCCCTGGTTCTGAACATGTTCAGCACCTTTATCGTTCTTTCGCTGATTAACCCGTACCGCGTGGATGCCAGCGAAGAGAACATTCAGATGTCTAACCTGCACGAGGGGCAGAGCTTCTTCGAAATGCTGGGTGAATACATTCTGGCGGGTTTCAAGGTTGCAATTATCGTTGCCGCGATGCTGATTGGCTTTATCGCGCTGATCGCTGCGCTGAACGCCCTGTTTGCGGCCGTACTCGGTATCTCCTTCCAGGGTATTCTGGGCTACATCTTTTACCCGGTTGCCTGGGTGATGGGCGTGCCCGCTCACGAAGCGTTGCAAGTGGGCAGTATCATGGCAACGAAACTGGTATCCAACGAATTCGTGGCGATGATGGATCTCCAGAAGATTGCCAGCACACTCTCCCCACGTGCGGAAGGGATCCTGTCCGTCTTCCTGGTCTCCTTCGCGAACTTCTCTTCCATCGGTATCATCGCTGGCGCGATTAAAGGCCTGAACGAAGAGCAGGGTAACGTGGTTTCTCGCTTTGGCCTGAAGCTGGTTTACGGTTCAACGCTGGTGAGCGTCCTGTCTGCCTCTATTGCAGCACTGGTTCTCTAATTCATACCGCGTAATAAAAACCGGGAGTCCTCGCTCCCGGTTTTTTTATGCTTCCAGCGCCGCCAGAGGCTGGGGTTTACCAATCAAATAGCCCTGCAAATAATCTACGCCAAATCGCAACAACATCTCGCGTTGTTCAGCCGTTTCCACATATTCAGCCACCACACACAGCGATTTCGTTTTTGCCATGTTGCAAATGGACTGCACGATCATCGCATCCATGCTGTCGGTGCAGATATCTTTCACGAAGCAACCATCGATCTTAATGATATCGGCCTCCAGCCGCTTCAGGCGCTCAAAGTTGGCATAGCCGGTACCAAAGTCGTCTATGGCAATGCGGAAGCCGTAATCACGCAGCTGCTGGATATTTTTGATGCTGCTTCCCGAGTCTGAGAAAGCCTGTTCCTCGGTGATCTCAATGATGATATTTTGCGGCGCAATGGCGTAGCGTTCAAAAAGCGCGATGATCTCAGCCGCAATCTCATTTTGCATCAGCGTCAGCGGCATTAGATTGACGGAGAAGCGCGTTCCTGCACGTCCGGACGGATGGCTGCGCATCCACATCAGCAATTTTTCCAACACGTTCAGGTCAAACCGGTGGCTCAGGTTGAACTGAGCAATCAGCGGAATAAAGCGGTCAGGGGTGATGATCTCGCCATCGCTTTCCAGCCTGGAGAGGATTTCAAAGTACCCTTCTCCGCGCGCGTTGTGAATTGGCTGGGCGTAAAGGTGAAGACCGCCGATATCAAGGGCGCGTTTTATGCGGGCCAGCATTAGCACCCTGTCCGTCGTCTGACCAGAGACATCATCCAGACTGTTGGTTAACGCCAGAACGTTATGCCCGCCACAGGATTGCTCGGACAGCCAGCTCAGCTGACCCAGCGTGTGGTGCAGGCTTTCCCCATCCGGCACTTCGCCCCAGGAGGCGCCAAACTCAATGTCGAGCTCAGTCTTGTTCCAGACAATCTTACGGCTGTTCAGATGATCAACCATATATTGCAGACGTTCAGCCGTGCCCGGACCCAACAAGACCACCACCAGCTCACTGCCTGGCAACTGAAAGAGCTTCTCGTCTTTTTGCAATAACGGTTGCAGCGACGCGGTGATCATCTTTTTACAGTGTACACGCATGAGGATGCCGTAATGACGGCTCAGAAATTCCAGATTATCCAGGCGCAGGCAGCAGATTTTGGCTTCGGGATGGTGCTGTAAAAACACTTCCAGCGCACGAATGTTAGGCAGACCGGTGAGCGGATCGGTAAGCGCCCTCTCCTGCCACCCCTGTTTCAGCCATTCACTTTTCTGATAGATCCGCGACATGTAAAGCAGGCAGATGGCGAAAGAGATCAGTACCGACAAGATAAAGGAGAGCGAGTGGCCCGATTCAACGCCATTAAGAAAATTATAATTGTAGGTCAACAGCATGAGCGCCGAGGCCGCCCAGAGTAAAGAGATGAGCGCATAGCTCAGACGACCAATCCCCAGGGTAAAAAGAATAAAAACGATTGGCATCAAATAACCAGCAATAAACTGTGACTCGAAAGGCGCGCACAAAATAGCGATCATCGAGACCAACAGCATCAGCCACACAACGATAAATAACACTTTTTTGTGACAAAAGAGGGGCTTCACGCTTCGCCGCCAGAATGTTCGGGCATACCGGGGATTAATTATCATTCTTAACGGGTAGTAGAACATCATGGTGAAAATCAGGGCGGCACAAATCAGGCTTTGAATATCGATAACGTTATAAATTGCAGAGCCTTCGCCGAAATAGGAGGAGATTGTCACCGGAAAATCAAATAAATATCCCGCCAGATACATCGATAATTTGATGCCTACAGGAACCACAAATCCGAGCCAGAAAATACGTATACCGATGTACTTATTCGGGATGCTGTGTCGCCAGCGTTTGCCCAGCATCAGACGGATGACGCCACAGGCAGCGAAGACGGCAAACGTCTGACAAATTAATAACACGGAAGATTGTAGTAATGCTAAATCAAAGTAATAAATGTTAGTAACACTAAATCCAATCAGTAAAGGAATGATTGCCCGACGTCCAAATAACAATACGATGGCGAGCATGGCGCTTAAGGGCAACCACGCTAAATAAACATCATTTTCGTTGACGATAGCGCGCGGGGAGATATAACGGGAAAAGGGGATCGTAATCAGGCTTAACGCCAGGACAATCATAAATATTTTTACATTATTGTAAATTTTTCTATTCATTAATCCGTGTGATCTATTTAACCATCGTCTTATTGACCGGATGGATAATAGGTTTATTAATTGCACGAATCAAGTTCAGGTCTATTTATAGACTTGTTTATTGATTTGGATTGAGGTGATGTATAGAAAACGACATTGCTGGCAACAAAAAGAGTCTAAACATTTTACAAGATATAAAAAAAACCCCCGTCTTGCGACGAGGGTTTAAATTTTGGTGGAGCTAAGCGGGATCGAACCGCTGACCTCTTGCATGCCATGCAAGCGCTCTCCCAGCTGAGCTATAGCCCCACATGTTACTTTACCTACCGCACTCTGTTGGGTTCAGAGTTTGGTGGAGCTAAGCGGGATCGAACCGCTGACCTCCTGCATGCCATGCAGGCGCTCTCCCAGCTGAGCTATAGCCCCGTCGTAAAGCTGTCATGTTGACGGGCGGCATAATATGAATTCCGCCGCAGAGTGTCAACGGCAAATTCAACCTCCGCCTTTCAACCGCCGAAAAATCATGCAAATGAATCACTTTGCGAGCCTGCTCGCAGCCAGGAGTTAAGCTTGTCACGTTTTCACGTAAAACGGTGCTATAAAATGAACCACTAATTAACCCCACAGATATTCAGGAAATTGTATGATCAAGGAACGAATGACGCCAGAAGAGTTAGCCCTGCTGACTGGCTATAGCCGACAGACCATCAATAAATGGGTACGCAAAGAGGGTTGGATTACATCGCCAAAGCCAGGCGTTCAGGGTGGCAAGGCGCGTCTGGTACACGTCAATGAAAAAGTGCGCGACTTTATTCGCAGCGCGCGCAGGGCAACAGAGACGCCGGAACTGCCAGATACGTACCACGAGGGCTCGCTTCATGCCCTGCTACTGACGCTGGCGAATGAAATGACGCCGGAAGAGCAAAAGCAGATGACATCGCTGTTACTGCGGGAAGGGATTACCGGCTTGTTACAACGTTTAGGGATTCGCGACCAACGCTGATATGAAAAGATTACGCAGCAAAATGACCACGGAAGAGCTGGCGGACAGTCTGGGCGTAGCCCGACAAACCGTTAATCGCTGGATACGACAGAAGGGATGGAAAACGGAGGGTATCAACGGTGTAAAAGGCGGAAGAGCGAGGGTGATATGTATTGATGCGCACGTTAAGGAGCACATCATTAGCCTTCCTGCCATTCGTAACCGTCGGGCTGTTTACCATGTGGCGGAAAGCCCTTCCCACTACGGCGTGGCAACCTCATCCAGCCTGCTTCCACAAATTATCGACTCGCTGGAAAACATGACGACTGTCGAACAGGAACGTTTGCACAAGTTGCTCGCTCGTGAAGGGTTGCAGGGTTTTCTCACGCGTCTTGGTATTGCTGAATAACAGGCATAAAAAAACGGCAGGTTACCCTGCCGTTTTTTGTATTACACGAGCATTACTGCTGGCTTTCGCGCTCAGCAATAAAGTCCAGCGCTTTGTTGATACGCGCAACGCTACGTGATTTGCCGATGGCATGAACGGTCACGTCCAGCGCCGGAGACTGGCC
It encodes:
- the glk gene encoding glucokinase; this translates as MTKYALVGDVGGTNARLALCDVNSGEISQAKTYSGLDYPSLEAVVRVYLEEHKVSVEDGCIAIACPITGDWVAMTNHTWAFSIAEMRKNLGFSHLEIINDFTAVSMAIPMLKPEHLIQFGGTAPVEGKPIAVYGAGTGLGVAHLVHVDKRWVSLPGEGGHVDFAPNSEEEGIILEELRAEIGHVSAERVLSGPGLVNLYRAIVKSDGRLPENLQPKDVTERALADSCIDCRRALSLFCVIMGRFGGNLALNLGTFGGVYIAGGIVPRFLDFFTASGFRGGFEDKGRFRSYVQDIPVYLIVHDNPGLLGSGAHLRQVLGQIL
- the ipdC gene encoding indolepyruvate decarboxylase; this translates as MRTPYCVADYLLDRLTDCGADHLFGVPGDYNLQFLDHVIDSPDICWVGCANELNASYAADGYARCKGFAALLTTFGVGELSAMNGVAGSFAEHVPVLHIVGAPGMAAQQRGELLHHTLGDGEFRHFYHMSEPITVAQAVLTEQNACYEIDRVLTTMLRERRPGYLMLPADVAKKASTPPVSALTVNPAPADSACLQAFREAAEKRLSTSKRTALLADFLVLRHGLRAALQTWVKEVPMAHATMLMGKGIFDERQSGFYGTYSGSASAAPVKEAIEGADTVLCIGTRFTDTLTAGFTHQLTPDQTIEVQPHASRVGDVWFTGIPMREAIETLTALCKTYVRDTRAPSDHSSFSFPTIEGALTQESFWRTLQTFIRPGDIILADQGTSAFGAIDLRLPADVNFIVQPLWGSIGYTLAAAFGGQTACPNRRVIVLTGDGAAQLTIQELGSMLRDKQRPIILVLNNEGYTVERAIHGPEQRYNDIALWNWTQIPQALSLAPQAECWRVSEAEALAEVLDKVAHHERFSLIEVMLPKADIPPLLSALTKALEARNNA
- a CDS encoding ion channel protein, producing the protein MLHPRARTMLLLAVPALIIGVASSLVLIVVMKVAAVLQTILWTALPVKLGISSDSPGWIMVMLTLTGIAVGLVIRYSPGHAGPDPALEPLIGAPVSPSALPGLIIALIIGLAGGVSLGPEHPIMAVNIALAVFLGARLFPRVGALDWTILASAGTIGALFGTPVAAALIFSQTLSSDHEVPLWDKLFAPLMAAAAGALTTSLFFHPHFSLSIPHYGQMQLTDIFSGAVVVAIAIALGMVAVWCLPRLHRLMHRLKHPVLILGMGGFILGVLGAIGGTVTLFKGLDEMQQLAFSQVFSVSDYLLFALVKLAALVVAAACGFRGGRIFPAVFVGVALGLMLHEHVDAVPAAITVSCSILGLVLVVTRDAWLSLFMAAVVVPDTTLLPLLCIVMLPAWLLLAGKPMLMAWRNDR
- a CDS encoding LytR/AlgR family response regulator transcription factor, translated to MKVIIVEDEFLAQQELSWLIKTHSQMEIVGCFEDGLDVLKFLQHNRVDAIFLDINIPSLDGVLLAQNINQFAHKPFIVFVTAWKEHAVEAFELEAFDYILKPYQESRIISMLHKLEAAWQQQSLPASASPAARENDTINLVKDERIIVTPVDDIYYAEAHEKMTFVYTRRESYVMAMNITEFCNKLPAAHFFRCHRSFCVNLNKIREIEPWFNNTYILRLKDLDFQVPVSRSRVKEFRQLMHL
- the ypeC gene encoding DUF2502 domain-containing protein YpeC, which encodes MFRSLILAAVLLASAPLVANAGEITLLPSIKLQIGDRDDYGRYWDGGYWRDRDYWHRHYEWRQNRWWKHDNGYHRGWDKRKAYERGYREGWKDRDDRRGGWGHGKGRGHGHGHHH
- a CDS encoding Nramp family divalent metal transporter, which codes for MTNSRVESSSGRAARKLRLALMGPAFIAAIGYIDPGNFATNIQAGASFGYKLLWVVVWANLMAMLIQMLSAKLGIATGKNLAEQIRDHYPRPAVWFYWVQAEIIAMATDLAEFIGAAIGFKLILGVSLLQGAVLTGIATFLILMLQRRGQKPLEKVIGGLLLFVAAAYIVELIFSQPNLAQLTKGMVIPSLPTSEAVFLAAGVLGATIMPHVIYLHSSLTQNLHGGTSKERYSASKWDVAIAMTIAGFVNLAMMATAAAAFHFNGHTGVADLDQAYLTLEPLLSHAAATIFGLSLVAAGLSSTVVGTLAGQVVMQGFVRFHIPLWVRRSVTMLPSFVVILMGLDPTRILVMSQVLLSFGIALALVPLLIFTSNKSLMGDLVNSTWVKRAGWAIVVVVVALNLWLLIGTAAGL
- the mgrA gene encoding L-glyceraldehyde 3-phosphate reductase: MGYQPDKNRYQTMQYRRCGQSGLKLPAISLGLWHNFGDATLLENSRQLLQRAFNLGITHFDLANNYGPPPGSAERNFGRILQEDFLPWRDELIISTKAGYTMWDGPYGDWGSRKYLVASLDQSLKRMGLEYVDIFYHHRPDPHTPLRETMKALDHVVRQGKALYIGLSNYPAEMARQAIEIMEDLGTPCLIHQPKYSMFERAPEEGLLDVLQQKGVGCIPFSPLAGGQLTDRYLNGIPADSRAASGSKFLNPEQITDKKLEKVRKLNALAEKRGQKLSQMALAWILRHDAVTSVLIGASKTGQIDDAAGVLENCRFTAEELKTIDTILSSSD